AAGTAAAATGAACATTGTAATCCTATCGCGTAATGCCAATCTTTATTCAACGAGTCGTTTAGTTGAAGAAGGCAAAAAACGAGGCCATACCATTGAAATTATTGACCCGTTAAAATGTGATATTATCATTGAGCGCGAAAAACCAACCATATATTATAAAGACAGATATCTGGATTATGTCGATGCTATTATTCCTCGTATTGGAGCGTCGGTGACTTTTTATGGTTGTGCAGTTGTAAGACAATTTGAAGAAATGGGCGTTTTTACCATAGCATCATCTGATTCTATTTTACGATCTCGAGACAAGCTAAAAAGCTTGCAACGCTTAAGTAAGGCTGGTATTGGTATGCCTAAAACTGTATTTACAAACTACTCGCGGGATGTAGAAGAAGTAATTGAGCATGTCGGCGGCACACCTTGTATTATAAAACTATTGGAAGGTACTCAAGGATTAGGTGTTGTTTTAGCTGAGTCAAAAAATGCAGCTGAATCAGTTTTAGAAGCTTTTAATGGTTTACAAGCACGTGTGATTGTTCAAGAATTTATTGGCGAAGCAAAAGGCGCAGACTTAAGAGCTTTGGTTGTTGATGGACAAGTTGTTGGCGCAATGAAACGCCAAGGAAAAGAAGGCGAGTTTCGCTCTAATCTACATCGTGGTGGTTCTGCAGAAATTATAAAGCTCAATCATGACGAACTTAAACTTGCTATGAATGCTGCAAAGGTTTTGAAACTACCTGTTTGCGGTGTAGACATGCTACAATCTTCACGTGGTCCTTTATTACTTGAGGTAAATTCAACACCAGGATTAGAAGGTATTGAAGGTGCTACAGGAAGAAATATAGCCAGAGCTATTATAAAATTTATTGAAAAAAATAGAAAATAGAAACTATTTAATGCATGAGTGAGAAAGACGTTTTAGAAATTTTAGACAAAAAGGTAGGCTTAGGTCAAAGTGCAACCGTTAACTTTAATGTTGCCAAATTACACACACAAAATTCTATTGATGTTCCTGTAATTATAGAGCGTTCAAAAAAACCTGGCCCAACAGTTTTAATCACCGCAGGTATTCATGGCGATGAGGTCAATGGTGTAGAAATTGTACGTCAAATTATCGCTAAAGGTATTAACAAACCTAAACGAGGCACTATAATATGTATCCCAGTAATTAATGTATTTGGTTTTATTCACATGGACCGATTATTTCCGGACGGACGTGATTTAAACCGTGTTTTTCCAGGAAGCAAAAATGGCTCTTTAGCAAGTCGTGTTGCTCACCAATTAATGACTAAAGTTGTACCTCATGCCGATTTGATTTTAGATTTTCATACTGGTGGTGCAGACCGATTTAATGCTGCACAAGTAAGAATAGTAAAAAATGAAGTTGTCTTAGACGAACTTGCCGAAGCTTTTGGTGCACCATTTATTTTCTATTCCAAAAATTTAAATAATTCTTTTAGAAATTCAGCTTACAAAAAAGGGATTCCTATTTTGCTTTTTGAAGGTGGAAAATCATTCAACATACACAATACAATTACTAATACTGGCGTAAATGGGGCAAAACGTGTTTTAAGTCATTTAGAAATGTTGCGGTCTCCTTTTAAAGTTAGTCAACCAAAAAAAGAGGCTGTAAAGATTTTAGATAGCAAATGGTTACGTGCTAGTTATTCGGGTATGTTTAAGCCTACAATATCTATCAACGCTCATGTCGAAAAAGGAGATGTTTTAGGTAACATAACTGATCCTTATGGGAGTTTTAATCATTTTGTGAAAGCGCCGAATAGCGGTTACATTTTTAACATTAACGAGTCTCCTTTAGTTTATCAAGGTGATGCTATTTTTCATATTTCAACAAAGCTAGAAGACTAATGACTAAGGCTGACATACGTAAAAAATATAAAGCACTTCGTGAACAATTAAGCGAGAATCAGATAGAAGATAATAGTCTTGCAATTGCTAACCAGTTATTACAATTAGACATCTGGAATCATTCTTTCTATCACATCTTCTTACCAATAGAAGAGCAAAAGGAAGTAAATACAGAATATATTTTAAACATATTAGCAGGAAAAGATAAGAACATAGTGATATCTAAAAGTAATTTTGAAGACTACTCGATGTCTCACTTTTTACTCACTGACAGTACTACTTTAAAAAAAAATGAATATAATATTCCTGAACCTATTGATGGTATAGCAATTTCTTCGTCACAAATAGATATCGTTTTTGTACCGCTTTTAGCCTTTGACACTAAAGGAAGTCGCGTCGGTTACGGAAAAGGGTTTTATGACCGTTTTCTATCTGAATGCAAACCAGAAACTCTAAAAATTGGTTTGTCTTTTTTTGAATCTGAAGAAGACATTGAAGCTTCTGAAAATGATGTTAAATTGGATTATTGTGTGAGTCCGAATGAGGTTTACCTATTCTAATTCTTATATTACTTTAAACTGTGTTACAAATTCATCTTTTATATTCTTAAAACTATTGGTGCAATATATATGATTAATAGCCCCTTTTAACTCCTCAAATCCATAATTAAATTGACCATGTGTAACATATAGAAATATTTTTGATGCACCTCGACATTTTAAAGCTTCTGCTAAAAATTTAAATGTTCGACCGCCATCAGCTAAATCGTCCACAATTAAGCATTCTTTATCTTTTACATCACCTTGAATACTTATTACTGGTGCCCCATCCACTCTAACTTTATTAGAGGGAACTAAATCTGCATTTAGCTTTTTAGCAATTTCATGAGTTGTCTTATAGGCACCAGCATCAGGGCTTACTAAAACTGGACTACCTATCTGATTAAATGCTTTTTTTACAAAATCTAAATGGGATATTTTTTCAGAGTTATCAATTAAAGCTAATGAGATTGAGCTATGTGGATGTAAAACAAAAATCTTGTCAAATCTCATATCATTAATAAATTTACAAATCACTTTTAAATCAAAAGATTCTCCTTTATTAAATCGTCTATCAGAACGTTGACCAATTAAGCATAGTATAGTTAATGTAGCAACTGTATTTTTATTGGTTGAATTTTCAGCATCCCAAGCTTCCTTTATCGAAGCTGCTTTAAATAAATCTTCATAGCTGTTTCCTCTTATTTTGATATCTAAATCACCACTTTCTATAATTTTAGCAGTTACTTGTCCATCATTAAATCTATTTATTTCGTATTTCATGACTACTATTTTTAAATACTTGCGTTAACTCTATCTCTTATTTCTTGTAAAGTAACTTGATTAACAAATTTTCCATCTTCATAAATCACAAGTAATTCTCCAGTATTTTCTTGTTCTGGAGTTACTTGGTCAACTAAAACATATTCATTATTTACCTTATCTACCTTTACTAATCCTTTTGCAGATTTTTTAATACCATCATCAGTAATTGGATCTTTAAAAATTTCTCTTCGTTCTCCGTTAACAACAACAGAAGTTGCTTTCATGGCAAATCCAAAAGTATCTCTAGTATTAAACTGGTATGTGAAAGATCCTATTCCTAAAACAACGTTTGTACTAGCAAAACCTTTATCACTCAAACGTTGACAAATATTTTCTGCTCTTTCAGTTGTAATACTGTCTCCGTAGATAGCTCCAATATGCGTATCAAGAACTTTAAAACCTTGATTATTTACAGTTCCTCCAAAAATATCCCAAAGCAACTCAATAACACCTTTATCTTTAGGAAGCTTCCCACCTGGTTTTCTTGTCTCCCCACAAATAATATCAACTGGGTCTCCACTATCAGGTCTTATAACTAATTTTCCATCTCTAGATAATACTTCTTCTTTTAATTCTGGTAAATATT
This DNA window, taken from Winogradskyella sp. PC-19, encodes the following:
- the rimK gene encoding 30S ribosomal protein S6--L-glutamate ligase, which codes for MNIVILSRNANLYSTSRLVEEGKKRGHTIEIIDPLKCDIIIEREKPTIYYKDRYLDYVDAIIPRIGASVTFYGCAVVRQFEEMGVFTIASSDSILRSRDKLKSLQRLSKAGIGMPKTVFTNYSRDVEEVIEHVGGTPCIIKLLEGTQGLGVVLAESKNAAESVLEAFNGLQARVIVQEFIGEAKGADLRALVVDGQVVGAMKRQGKEGEFRSNLHRGGSAEIIKLNHDELKLAMNAAKVLKLPVCGVDMLQSSRGPLLLEVNSTPGLEGIEGATGRNIARAIIKFIEKNRK
- a CDS encoding succinylglutamate desuccinylase/aspartoacylase family protein, which encodes MSEKDVLEILDKKVGLGQSATVNFNVAKLHTQNSIDVPVIIERSKKPGPTVLITAGIHGDEVNGVEIVRQIIAKGINKPKRGTIICIPVINVFGFIHMDRLFPDGRDLNRVFPGSKNGSLASRVAHQLMTKVVPHADLILDFHTGGADRFNAAQVRIVKNEVVLDELAEAFGAPFIFYSKNLNNSFRNSAYKKGIPILLFEGGKSFNIHNTITNTGVNGAKRVLSHLEMLRSPFKVSQPKKEAVKILDSKWLRASYSGMFKPTISINAHVEKGDVLGNITDPYGSFNHFVKAPNSGYIFNINESPLVYQGDAIFHISTKLED
- a CDS encoding 5-formyltetrahydrofolate cyclo-ligase is translated as MTKADIRKKYKALREQLSENQIEDNSLAIANQLLQLDIWNHSFYHIFLPIEEQKEVNTEYILNILAGKDKNIVISKSNFEDYSMSHFLLTDSTTLKKNEYNIPEPIDGIAISSSQIDIVFVPLLAFDTKGSRVGYGKGFYDRFLSECKPETLKIGLSFFESEEDIEASENDVKLDYCVSPNEVYLF
- a CDS encoding phosphoribosyltransferase family protein; translation: MKYEINRFNDGQVTAKIIESGDLDIKIRGNSYEDLFKAASIKEAWDAENSTNKNTVATLTILCLIGQRSDRRFNKGESFDLKVICKFINDMRFDKIFVLHPHSSISLALIDNSEKISHLDFVKKAFNQIGSPVLVSPDAGAYKTTHEIAKKLNADLVPSNKVRVDGAPVISIQGDVKDKECLIVDDLADGGRTFKFLAEALKCRGASKIFLYVTHGQFNYGFEELKGAINHIYCTNSFKNIKDEFVTQFKVI